In Cottoperca gobio chromosome 19, fCotGob3.1, whole genome shotgun sequence, the genomic window TTGCATCTCTGCTCAGCGACGCCTCTTCTGTTCTGAATGAATGCATGGAGACTTTCGCTCAACCTCAGGAGCTCAAAACCTTGCTGGACTCTCAGAAAGACCTCGGCCAATTAGAGGACATCGGTGAGCTTCTCACAATGTCCTTCAGCCTATACACAGAATATTATAGATACTcagtgctttgtttgtttgtcaaatcTGTTGCAGTAGCAACATTTCCATGTGATAGTCACTAGAATAGTTCTGAACATGTTCTATAGGGCCGTTTAAATCTGAGTCTGTTGTCATTTTAACAATTACTGTAATCTCCTCTTTTCAGATTCTTACATAGTTGACAGTGGCATCTTGTCAGCCCTGTGTCTGCCGCCTGTGGAGAGAGTTGTGATTGTCAATGAACAAACAGAAACGGATACAGTGAGTGGACTCATGTATACAGTGTGCAACGAGATGGAGGTGGAATCTGAGAACAAAGAGGTGTACATGGAGGGAACTGGGACCTCTGAGTGTGTGCAAACCCAGTGGTTTGGTCTCAGCAGCGAGGTGAAAGCAGAAATGGACTCTGTGGTGGTTACGGATACTGTGGAAGGAACTGAGGCCAGTGAGAGTGAAATGGCAGACGAGCACAATGACGACCAATCTGGAACACTGATCATCGGGGAGGATGGCCAGGTGACGGTGCTGGACAGCGTGGAGAAAAAGCCAAATAAACGTGGGAGGAAAAAGAAACGTCCCGAAGATGAGGACTTTGAAGTGCAAAGTAAAACGAGGGGAAAACAAGACGATCCAGAATTTGAAGTTTCGTGGGAAAGACCCGTTCGAAAGAACCGTGGACTCAAGATGAAACGGTACCTGTCACAGTGGAGGAAATCGTCAAAGACCGAGGACAGCAATGAAACTAACAGTAGCCCTAAAGGGTTAGCCAAAAGCAATGATTTGGACGAGAGAACATGCAAAGTGTGCGGGAAGGTGGTGAGTCGTGCCAAGTTCTTAGAGCGTCACATGAACCGACACTCGGAGGAGCTGCCCTATTCTTGTTCTGTGTGTAAAAGGTTTTATAAGAGCTTGCGTTACTTGCAGCAACATAGATGTCCAAGTCAGACAAAAGCAAAGATGGGCAGGCAAGCAAAGGAAGAAGAGACTGCAGCAGATGAGGGTGAACAATCCAGTGGGGTTCCTTGTGAGGCAGACAATGAAGAGCAGCCATCAGACAACACGGGACAAATGGAACAGAAATGCCCCGAAGGAAACAAAAGTGTGCTAGAAGGTCCGTTCTACTGTCCTCACTGCAGCGTTGAGTTTAAGTGTAAACAAACTTTTAGGTTCCACTTAAGAAACATTTGCTACAATGAGCAACAGGTGGATCCTGAGCAGCCTGAGGATGTTAAGCATTGTTTCAGGTGTGATGAGTGTGACAAGGCATTCAAGTACAAATCAACATTGGATTcccacaaacaaactcacaacCCACTCTACTGCGAGGTGTGCATGAAACTGGTACGTGACTCCGAGGCATTGGCTATGCACAAAGAATCCCACACTCCATTTCAGTGTAACCAGTGTGAGGAGAATTTCCCTGTGTTCAAGGCCCTACATAAGCACTACATCGACGTCCATAATCCCACTGAGCCTTTTACCTGCACCCACTGTCAGACAACCTTTGCTAGTTTGAAGCGTTTCATCAGACATGAGTGGAAACACACTGGTTACCAACCATTTCAGTGCCCTCATTGCAGCAAGAGATTCAGGTCGTACTCCGACCTTGTTGAGCACCAGAAAAAGCACACTAAAGCGTATCCATTCCTCTGCTGGGAGTGTGGCAAGAAATTCAGGCACGGCGTTACATTGACGAGGCATGTGGAGCGTGTGCATCACTCCGGCGAACCTGTAACCGAGAAACCTACGCCAACCTTCACCTGCGCTCAGTGCGGGAAGACCTTCACTTCCAGAAGATGCCTTCTGAAACACGACAATTTTCATCACAAAGGGCTGCGGTTCCCCTGTGAGCACTGTGGAAAGGGATTCTTTGGCAAGGACGCCCTGGTGAGGCATACTTTGATTCACACAGGTGAAAGGCCTTTCAAGTGCGACGACTGCGATAAGTCTTTCAGATCGGCTGCAGAATTAAAGATACACAGAAGATACCATACTGGGGAACGACCATTTAAGTGCAACGTCTGTGAGAAAGGTTTTGTCCAGTCTTGCTTTCTTACACTACACATGCGAACCCATACAGGAGAGAGACCATATGTGTGCACAGTATGTAGCAAAGGCTTTTCAAGCTTGCATGGCTTAAAACGACATAGGAGACTTGTTCATGCTTAGTTAATATTAACATATTACTAAATCAAACTGGGATGTTCTGTTTAATGTTCCCTTATTGAAGGAGGTCAGAAGTCAGCATCAAATGTAGACCAAATCTTGAGGAACTGTGAAAGGATTTGACCTTGCTCAAGGGAACTTTGGGAATTAAAACCAGGTTTTCCAGTTGAAGGACATTTGAATTAAAACTTCAGCCACATTGCGTTCTCATTGGCTCTCACAGAGAGGATTGTTTGGAGAAGTGTATTTGTATAGtgcattataaaaatgtaactttgtattttttacagaaatgtttgctGTAGTTCTACATAAAATTTGTATGTACAAATGATATAATCCTTTATTCCTTCGggaatttatttctttttgttgaaTAAATCAAAAGTTTGATTCCAAGTGTCATTGAATTTGTCAGGAGTCAAGTCATTCAGATAATTTTGAGTTGCATGCACATTGTGACTTATTGACAGAAATTTGTGCTGGATTTAATGCAAATAGGGAGTATTCAAAGATGTTCCTATAGAATACAAACcacttaatatatatactgtttttaaattaaGTACTAGTACTAATCAACCgatgtgtgaaaatgtttcttaaaatTGTGGTTACATATCTAAATGAGTAcagttaattaaatgtacatttatccACATATCTATTTATATACTTTCATTTATCCTTAGTGTAACTTCCTGCAATGATATgaataaatctgaaaatataCCACAACCCCAAAAGTagatcaccccagatgggactcgaacccacaatccctggctTAGGAGGCCAGTGCCTTATCCATTAGGCCACTGGGGCTACGTGCTATACTAGCTGGGGATGCTACATTATGTAGAGTAACATTATACGTTTTCAAATATGTAATTGACTGTATCTTGTGAATATTATCGTGAGTTATGGTGATATTCGTCACTATCAGTATTTATCActtgaataatttaaaaactgGCAAATCCAACTCCTTAGTTAACTAGGTGACAGTAAATTTACCAGATCATCTGTATTTAGCATGACTTCACAGGTAACGTTAATCAAATCATCGATAACTGCGACTGACTACAACCATTCTTTGATCAGTGATTGCATCACAATCATTGAATTATGTGTACACTTAGTTAAATACAATAATGAAGATACTCGTGAAATTATTTCAGTTAAATATGTGCTCAATTACGGATTACAAAAACGAAGTTCACTGAAAACTCCCTTTCATGTGGACTGGTGACAGCTCTCTCCAAGCAGGAACAAGCCTCAGTTGTTTTTTCTCCGTAGGAATGGTAGCGTTAGCCGGTTAGCTCTTCGGGCATCAGTTGTAGGATTAACTAACTTGTTAACGTGTTTTGGCTTTCGGTTATTctgttaaaataa contains:
- the LOC115024381 gene encoding zinc finger protein 37-like, yielding MMDGGVSGPSLPLSTLRLLIPPIRLVSAAIWQTVEQKIVSDYGMLEEFVFMVTEMVPQLLTTRQRAELILGLRARLILELCRSEDTADPQIIQPHLDRMQSLRSLWNVETDHAEQDVSDSHFMGLVQNLLRDPEERRNFFQDVFPGDFGPTYDKAIQTLMWLFLSRLEKLLPTQTLQQIASLLSDASSVLNECMETFAQPQELKTLLDSQKDLGQLEDIDSYIVDSGILSALCLPPVERVVIVNEQTETDTVSGLMYTVCNEMEVESENKEVYMEGTGTSECVQTQWFGLSSEVKAEMDSVVVTDTVEGTEASESEMADEHNDDQSGTLIIGEDGQVTVLDSVEKKPNKRGRKKKRPEDEDFEVQSKTRGKQDDPEFEVSWERPVRKNRGLKMKRYLSQWRKSSKTEDSNETNSSPKGLAKSNDLDERTCKVCGKVVSRAKFLERHMNRHSEELPYSCSVCKRFYKSLRYLQQHRCPSQTKAKMGRQAKEEETAADEGEQSSGVPCEADNEEQPSDNTGQMEQKCPEGNKSVLEGPFYCPHCSVEFKCKQTFRFHLRNICYNEQQVDPEQPEDVKHCFRCDECDKAFKYKSTLDSHKQTHNPLYCEVCMKLVRDSEALAMHKESHTPFQCNQCEENFPVFKALHKHYIDVHNPTEPFTCTHCQTTFASLKRFIRHEWKHTGYQPFQCPHCSKRFRSYSDLVEHQKKHTKAYPFLCWECGKKFRHGVTLTRHVERVHHSGEPVTEKPTPTFTCAQCGKTFTSRRCLLKHDNFHHKGLRFPCEHCGKGFFGKDALVRHTLIHTGERPFKCDDCDKSFRSAAELKIHRRYHTGERPFKCNVCEKGFVQSCFLTLHMRTHTGERPYVCTVCSKGFSSLHGLKRHRRLVHA